The Phlebotomus papatasi isolate M1 chromosome 3, Ppap_2.1, whole genome shotgun sequence genomic sequence acaaaacttgctctaatcagcatttgccgtaacttttttTAGCtcgcttgcgtggcttgtaatttgcagcaaaaatataatatttctcattaaaacgttcacgatctcttccaaatatccaaagacagtgcgaataatgcaacattaaatcattttagttcaatatttgtgagaaaaaagtgtgaaaaaatccctgtccatctgtcattatttcaaaacaaaacaagtgaCGCTGcgtacaaaatttattcaataaaatttatgaaataaaagtttttagggtcagggataacagtataattgactaatttagtcaaataaagacactcattatcactagagtaattaaaattgatataatgtatttttgaaaattgtcgtaacttccaagacctccatacattagaagttacggctttataaacgatgcaaattacgataaaatattattgtgtttcttctaacatatatctcaatatctcagcttttaaatcattttataatgcttttctcaagttaacttacagtttattagtggcacttttattatttttacttaaaagtatcgcatttggggctcatttttaagaaaaataatgctcaactgaaaatttcgtctcctgaaaagttgtcaaaaggaagttacgacaaaagctgatttaactgacgatttggtGATttcaatttacagtagactctcgctaattcggctctctTAAGATCgtgctactttttaattcgggcagaggttatacagtagactctcgcttatccgtgagagcgtgaccaaatgtcacacggattttgagattGATACAAATCAAATTGTtcgaaatccaacgattttttttttatttacattgaaaatttgtggagtGAATTCCGACTTGACTGAATTGACATtgtctctaaacatgcgtactgtccaaaaaagttacagtgagaAAGAATAACAGTAGATAGaacacatttgctttaacaaaaaaaatccaaaacggGGACAattatgtcaacaaaatttttaaaattcaactgtctcacggactTTTCTATgccacccggaaaaagagtccacggataagccagagtctactgtatttcaaaaaagtttgttattatttttcaagtctgattatgattatcgaataaagcaaatatgcttaaatttgctATGGTTtctcttagttttgatgtgattttgcacttataaagaaatttaatgtaatttacaatatatataaaaatgtaaactcaatatgtgtatgcagttgaacaaaaaattgttgcatttcaaaaattttatcgtccgaatttctctctaattcgggtgacatttcggtcccaaatgcccgaatttgagagagtctactgtagtttttgataaaaatgaatttaaacaaTCGAAACCTTCATGAAATCACTGCTAAAGGATGTATTTAGTCGTTTAATACATAAGTATTAATCTACGTTAATGAAGAATTGGGGATCTCGgtggtgcaataggcaagaccgtttaCTCTTgggtcccgcccggtgcaaagatctgaatgtctagaaaaagacattttcacattcACAAAGTTCATTCATTTCAGACATTCAGGTGCAATCTCTTCTTCATTAGCACTTTCCAATATTATTGGAttagtggaattatttgaagtattctaatgtgatttttattgagaaattttaagaattgcggatatattattattttgcaagatattaatcatggaaaacaattgagattactcGAATACtatccagaatgagtaaaatggtcgatttctgcgaattaagtgAAATAGATAAAGAAGCAGATTTCAACAGTGATGTTAATTCCCTAAATCGTCCTTTAAttccccagatcgtgaaataaaatcAGAAGATGATCAATGTATTTCAGAGGACattcaaattttacaagaaGGTGACGTTTTCATACCTAGCCTGCGATCTATTAGTTTAAAACTCAGTCTTATTGCCataccttgagcttcattaacgtctaattataaaaattataaacgttttttcctaaaaattattatttttgagataatcatagaacattcatccataaaaaacgtttaaaattaatttattttactatttgttcactatctttcgataaaaatatttcagtctttttatgctctaaaccgatatgaccgcctggaggcggtctttaccttttctcacctggcgcccaaacggaaagaggtaatgaagaatggatggtatttttgagttcagtgggccattaattaccctaagacaaaattatttaactactttttttttgcatacgtagtgccgctttgtaatccggatgattgggagacaaaatgacagatgtccgcttcgtaatccggatggattttttaaatttgttcaacgttttgaaaatataatacaagatttttttgtagaaatagaataaaagttttaaagaagcttaaaaagacataattagagaattctatccTATTATACTTcatgtattaaacaaaaacatcacaggataatacATTTTCATTGATGaagacacatgcatacatgaccacaaaattattttaaatgtaaccgtcaataactcgtccggattacggcgatccggattagagagcgggtactgtattaaagaaaacactgttacggcgttatcacacttgcacattaaaattttaatgtgattcacattaattttcgcttgtgagcgtccaaatatgttatttgtgtctttgagtcacttaatatttggaggttttttctatttattgataaagaagtggacttgaccttcaaaaataagtttaaatttacctaaggcataaatatttttcacattaaaaaattaaagaaaatattgcaTTATTTTTCGAATTAATGCTATTAACtataaatcaattcatatcaaattttgcaggccaagtctaccttcttatcaacaaatagatgaaattttgaatataaaatgattcaaacacacaaattacccatttggactctcaccagcgacaattaatgtaaatcatattgaaattttaatgtgcaagtgtgataacgcagtTATACATGGCTTTTCTGGGAAATCTTTTTACTGTATTTTACATAAATTACATACAATAACATACatgtaataaaataaacataaatgTAGAAATCGTCGAAAAATGCTTGGAAATGTCATAAACTTCCGGTCGAACCtcattgttttttatttattagaaaaagtCTGCCAAATCCCCAATCCTAGCTGTAGATACCTTCCGGATAGTGTTTAGAAGTGCTCCAGGGCGTCTGGGGAGTCaaatgcacaaaggaatttcgtgaaattatgtGAGTATTGTGCAAAAATCCTGGCAGTTTCCCAATGACTTTGTTTACCTGTGTCTGGGTCACCAGGAGAGACTTCTACAAGCCCGACGAACCGGAGTACGTAGACATTGACGACGACGAGATTGATATTCTCGGGGAGATCCAGGCTGAGATTCACTTTGCTGAGGAAATTGTCAATGAGATGGCGAGCGAAGCTGAGGAAGCAGAATTGGACGTGACACTGGACACAGATTCGGACTTTGAGCCATCCAGCTGTGAGTCAGAGGAGGAAGTTGAGGATGATGCAGAAGCGGAAGGGGTCAATGAGGATGAAGATAATGAAGAGGAGACAGAGAAGAGTACCAGGAATTCCATGGAGGAAGGTAAGGACAGGTCATCTAAAACAATTACTTTGCAGGTGAATCTAAGGGAATTTTGGAGTAAGATTGAGGACTTTGAAGAAGTGTCAGGGTTTcagctttgtttttttttgtcagggAAAGCGTTTGAAACGATTCTTTCGTCAGGGTTTCAAATTCGTTTCTTCATGTTTCATGAAACACGGGATAGGAAATGTTTCACATCTTTTTTCCAGACGCCGACGAGGATTATGCAATAGTCCAGCGAATAATCACAGAATTGAAGATGCCTCGGAATCATCCAAAGGACATTCAGACGGAGGAGTTTGTGACTGATCTCTCCTTCCATCCCATTTCTGACCACCTGGCCGTGGCTCTGATAACTGGCGATGTTCTCCTGTACAAATACTCCTTGGAGGAAAACACAATCGTGGAGACATACGAGGTTCACACAAAAGCCTGCCGGGATGTGGAATTTAGCGAAGATGGAGATGTTCTATACTCGACGTCCAAAGACAAGAGCATAATGATTACAGATGTAAAGACAGGAAAGCTCCGGAGGTATTACGATGGAGCCCATGAGACGGCTATCTACTGTGTTAGGCCTATCAATGAGAATCTCATTGCAACAGGAGATGACGATGGACATCTGAAAGTTTGGGATCTCAGGACGCAAGAGAAGACTCCTTTGTTCTCACTTCACGAAGTCGATGACTACATTTCCAGTATTCACTCCAATGACTCAAAGAAGATCCTCCTCATGACCAGCGGAGATGGATATCTCACTTCTATCAATCTCGGAGCCAGGTAAGTTTGCTTTTTTGGGCTTTCCGGGAAGCTCCCGGCTAGGGATCTGCGCACGGAGTATTCTTGCGCGCTGCGCGCAAAAAAATTTTCGACTTTTGCGCGCAAGATTCACTGCGCGTAATTTCTTTTCTTGCGCGCAAGCTCTATTTTTGCGCGCAAACTTTTACgcgaaaaacattttatttgagactgaagaaggtaataccaACCAACAAAAAGGCTTCAGTTCCCGGTTTCCAGAAAAAGCGTTTAGTTTCTCTGTGGATTCGTCCTTTACACAGTATATTTTGTTCCGAAAAAAGTGGCACGTTTGGgatttcaaaatcttttgaaatcgttaaaaataataagaaaatataagTATACGTTGCATTTACAATATCTAAGGCCAACACATTCTTATAAAACTATATAAGAATGTCTgaaaatatgttcatttttgtctataataataacataaaatgtttAATAGATGGCCAGATTATTTCTCGAACGTTTTCCAAATGCACATATTATCTTCAcgtaatttagacaatttttaaaaataacacaactataattcaaaactttataaaataccagcgaaaattttgcttaaaaatcaaatttgcttAGCATTGGAAAGTACAACTACTTATAcgtcatatttttcattaaagtgaaaattaacattcattagttttgtcaaaaaaaattcttaaatttttcagctattttgtccctatcgtccgtaGAGGTGCGAAAAAAATACTGAACTTAGACAATGTTATGTATAAAATTCGCTCAGCTTAAACAGAAAACGGgtaaattgtgcataaaactctCAATGCTTAAGCATAAAAGATTAATTAATCATTTTGCTGAAGTATGAAACGGCTAGTTAAGCAGTCTCTGCTTCATCAGTatattttagcaaaatctttaccattttatgcttaagctgtgcgagTATTATTCACTATCTTAATCATTTTATACTAAGGTTGTGTAGGTTTTGCacacaatttagatttttttaagcagaagctaaggtaaatgtaccagcgatcgtcagtgttcctcggatcggaaggttgtcccgcgtatcggcaccccaaaataaaatgtatttttgaaaattattcactgtatttttagtaattttctttagcaagatgcatcacgttagttcatatttaatctacagaaccaattttctcgtcgagtttcaaacaaaattgctattatttgcctaatttattgaatcactgtatcagagtcttggcaaaaaatccgccattcatcactttcttaatatttcacgcGAGAATTTGTCTGCATGAATATGAGGAATTttgtttgattaaaatgatttacaaatctgttttaattaaaaaatgaatattcaggaactctaatttcactatcaatacactttttcaattatttcggcaagtaatatgaaaataaattacttttgcGAACAAGTACGTTTTCTTTCATCTGTTCCTCGAATCGACACagttttttcgtggaaaattgcgTTCAGCGCACTCAGCTGTCATCTTCACAGCCATTATTAGATGTTATTGTTGTGATAGAACAATTTACCACtgaaagtttcattaaatttaacaattttagaagttGTATCATGTGAATACACAGTGCACAGTGTAAGGATGACAAAGAAGGTTCAATGAAGCCTTGTAAAGTGATTTAGATGCCAAGAAAGCAAGAGGATTCTCATCAAAAACATCTGCCGATCCGTGGCTCACCCCTTCCGATCCGCGGAACACCTGATTAAGTGCCTTCCGATCCGCGGAACACATTTCATCCTTAcaattacacctatatattattaatttccatAATTAGCAAAAGTGTGAATACACGAAAATGGTTAAATGAATCACTAATTTATCActtagcatttaaaaaaataccaaagaGTGTTTTGGAACTCAgatattcaactaaatatggagcacgtCTCTttacattccgatccgtggtacacttcccttatacAGTTTTAGTACACAATTTTAACTGTTTCATATTAAAGGAGAAGAAGATTTATAAGACTTTACACGGTTTGTGCTGAGGTAGTGCAGGATTTGTGCACAATTTCGACTGTACTACGTTTTCTGGTtgtttctggaaaatttttcaaatctaaaaatttctaaaataaggtATTCTATTAATAAAATCATCCCAGAGGATTTCTAGAATTGATCATacggaatttctaaaattagtccTAATGCTACTCCCACAACatttaaatttagtgaaattcaatcgattaaaattttacctcttacactTTTACACTGGTATTGTCTACATATAATTGTCTTTTTGTCAAGTGCTATTGATTTATTTCTTTctgaaagaaaaagaattaataTTTCGATTAAAAACAGAACTCTAACATTTTTCTTACGGACAGATAAAATCAAGTAGGGGAGACCTGGGATGTTTGGGCCATTTTTATCGTGTTTTCTCTTTGAAATATTATTCCAAGGGGAAAGTAaacttttttagaatttttattgaccgtagaatacccataagtatttactttaataaaaggattcgaTGGAAAAGGGGAATGTTGAATATGTAATTTCGTCCCTTACATCCTCGATCTTGGGCACAGAGGGACAAGAATGAGGATATTTGGGGTGCGGTTTTTTTCTGgcataaaatttggaatttcttgAAAAGGGGAATTTTGCAAAAGCATATCGTTGTCGCTCTTACTTTGACAGTCAAACGATCTACGCTTCACCCTTGGCTACACCTAAGATTTCATAGAAAGTGAAGTGAACAAACTTCCCCACgtgtatttttgttatttaaaatgttaaaaaatagaGCATAATCTTTGTaactattttttgaaatatttttcaaaaatactttgtaaTCTAATGAGATaacaaaattttcttcatttataaTTAGTATAAAACACAAAGAGGAAACTGCAACATCAGAAACCTactattttgatcaatttttaaagaattgtttATAGAATCCaagcaataaaactgaggatatccacaATTCTTATCAAGATAGATCTAAATGCGGCCCATGAAAAAATCTACCGTGTcttatgtcctggacacacttacgactaaagtccagagatgactaagctcgttcatagccaagtcagttcctgatacactacaaacgaggcttaacattttctagcactcacaaaacaaaactttcgtaggtttttatgcagatatttctactgaaatgcactagtagtcctttgaaaatgaaactacttttaaatttacttcacaattcacgtatatcaacaagaattattcactagaatagctaaaattggcttaagtcgcgagttagcttccacctcacaaataattgtaattaacaataattattggacgtgtactgagacatgatattacaaatagtttcaatttcagaggagtattagtgcatttcagtagaaataactgcataaaaacccagggaagttatgttttgtggtgctaagcctcatttgcagtgtgtcaggaactgacttggctatgaactagcttagtcgtctctggactttagtcataagtgtgtccagggcattaaACTACCCTGTTCCTAACATCTCCGGTCTCCcatatatatttataaaaactgtcgacataaatttctatcttcagattttctaaaatcaaatccaatcttctaaaattaatgaacttttcttctaaattcaatcctatttattatagatagatattggGTTTTTAGTAgcaggattttttaaaaataagtgaaatacATGATAAATATCTTCTTATCCGCTATAGAATtgatttcatcatcatcattttcaaccacttatcgctATCGGGGCGCGAGTTGtactgattttaaaaataatttatgaaattaataataataataataattattattattattcatctcaatataaaaaaaaacgtaaaaggTAAATGCTGCGcgcataaaatattatttgcgCGCTACGTCGTAAAAATCAGCTTGCGCGCAGCGCGCATAAATGCGCGAACTCCTTGAGCAGATCCCTATTCCGGGAAGCTCCCGGCAGATGAATGTTTCATGAAACATGTTTCTCTGATGTTTCAACCAAGGGAATTccttaaaaattttcatgttcAGGAAGATGTACGTGCAGTCGGAGCAGTACGAGGAAGAACTGACTTGTATGGGTCTGTACAGGAATGACTCGAAGTTGGTGGTGGGCACATCCAAGGGACGCATGTATTCTTTCAATTGGGGCGAATTTGGCTATCACTGTGATGTGTTCAATGGCCCAAAGACAGCCATCAATGCCATGCTGCCAGTTACGCAGCGAATGGGGGTACTTGGGTGTGAAGATGGGCTCCTGCGGGCCGTCAATACGGTGCCTGGGAGGAATTTGGGTGTCGTGGGGCAGCACAGCATGGCTGTGGAGACAATGGACATCAGCAATACGGGAGAGTTTATCGCATCCAGTTCGCATGACAATGACATTCGCTTCTGGAATATCAAGTACTTTGAGGACTTTGACGATGATATGCCCACCAAGGATGCCAAATTCAATCTGCCCTCGTCCAAGTACACAAATGCACGGGATTTCTTCTCCGGACTTGTTGATTGAGTCTCTTGGAGATGATTTGGGCTGTTTTTTTCCTTCTATTCGATGTAGAGATGGTgtttaaattaaagattttatgAGATATCCTATAAAGATCCTTTGGTTTTCTCTTCCCGGCAAAGGCGGATTTATCCGTGCGATTTTTTACAGTGTAGCCGTGCTTCTGTTTTACCTTTCTCGCTCGATTTCTGGCCAGGAAACGTCAAGTGCCGGAGCGAAGTATAAACAAAAAAGTGCTCGTGGGGGAAAAATGCGGGATTTGGTGTGAAAATCCGTGGCCGGGAGTGCAGAAATCAGTTGTGATGTCTTGGGGCGGGACGATGAGACGAATCTCTGACAGAAACTGCATCTGTGTGTGCCTCCTGATTGTGATAATTTACTGTATCTGGCCGGGCAGATACGCCACGCACTACGTCTCCCTGCCGATGGATCAAATGGAAGTGGAACTTGTGGCCAAGACAACCAAGAACATCACAAAACGTGGCCTAGAAACCTGCAGCTATGGGGACATCATAGCCGGGAACAAATTCATGCTGACTGACGAATATCTGGGGAAGCTGCACCATCCGGGCAGCATTCGATTAGGTGGTGAGTACTTTCCACCAGATTGTGCCCCAAAGTACAGTGTAGCGGTGATTGTGGTGTACAGAGACAGAGAGAGGCAGCTCAGGCAATTCCTAACCTACATGCACAACTTCCTGCGCGAACAGAGGCTCCACTACCGGATTTTCGTGGTGGAGCAATTCGACAGGAAGCCCTTCAATCGCGCCAAATTGTTCAACATCGGCTCTGTGGCTGCCATGAAGTTGGGCTTTCCCTGTCTAATCCTCCATGATGTGGATCTCTTACCCATGAGCCTGGGTCAGGTGTATGCCTGCACCCGTCAACCGAGGCACATGTGTGCCAGCCTTGACCAATTTCGCTACAATCTGCCCTATCTGGGTCTCTTCGGGGGCGCCGTAGCCATCGAATCTAAGCCCTTCGTGGAGGTCAATGGGATGTCCAATATGTTCAATGGTTGGGGAGGGGAAGATGATGACTTCTTCAGGCGCCTCCAGGCCAAAGACATCCAGATCTGTCGCTTCGATCCCGCCTACAGTCGATACACGATGCTCAAGCATGCCAAAGAGAGACCCAACGAGGACAGGCTGGCTTTCCTCAGGACGGGACACTTGCGCTACGACACGGACGGTCTCAATTCCCTGATCTACGAGCAGAAGGCATACATCCTGCACGATCTCTTCACACATCTTCTCGTGAATACCTGAGATGATGAAATACCACGAAATCTCCCACGTTATTTATTTTAGCACGTATTTATTTTAAGGATTTTCTAGCTCGATTTGCAGGAAAATCTCATGATATTTTCAGTGGAAATAGTGAAATAGTGATCTCATTTTAATTACTCAATTTTGAATCTCATGAATccccattaaaaaaatcaaatattgatCAGGAACAAGTTCAATATTCAATGtttgtgtaaataaataaaattttctattatacATGTTTTTACGaattaaatgtgaaataaaCATGTTCTATGGTTTCTCTTAGTAAGCACAAGAAAATAGTAATAGCGGAAATTTTAGCAAGATGCTCGCACCTTGTAAAACTTACATCGTGCATAAGTATTGCAAGCAATTTTCTTATGTTCAATTTGATTGATTATTTCATGCGAGACCAACAACTCCAgctaatttttctatattttttttttttttttacaaatttgtatCTTTTTTACCCTCTCCATCCTGAAAACAAACACCTTTGGAGTCTTTGGAGTAAATGTGGtatttctttttaagttttatCGGTATGATGGTTAAGTGGTTTGAGATATCGATTTCTGGATTTATGTGACCCCTCCCAAGACACAAGAATTTGCAGCaatatatacactgagagagaaatccgaaaaagttaaaataacattccggaaatgttaattttaccctgcagtattgatccaaaatcggtgtaaatattaccctttttaggtgtattgggagttaaaattaccctttttcatgttaattttacccttaaaaaggtgtaaaattaacattaaaaaatgttgatatatttttacacccaaaaagtgttacaattatgaggaaaaaaagttaatcgcaccctcttttttctctcagtgtagtttcactgagaaaaaaagagagtgcgattaactttttttcctcataactttaacacttttaggtgtagaaatatatcaacatttttaatgttaattttacacctttttaagggtaaaattaaataaaaaaaaggttaactttaaccctcaatacagcTAAAAAGGtaaccgatttcggatcaatactgcagggtaaaattaacatttccggaatgttattttaactttttcggatttctcagtgtttatcagtaaaaaaatcaaaagtggttaAGAAAAGATAACAGGTGATTCATATAGAATGCGCagttgaaattttactttgtatgtaaaaaattaaaattgataagtaaaataaattaaatttgagcagtaaaaaaaacaagtttgattaaaataaaaaatcgattttagtcaCTAAAAATAATGCTAAAAATATCACTTTTGATCACTGGAAAAAACAATTTGGATTTGTACAAAATTCAATGGTttgtaaaaagaataaatttgagCATTATGCCTtcgccacaccttttagatcggtataatttcatgaaatcgacattcgcgtccttttctttctcagaatatttgcataagtctatctcactctttcggtctcgaaattagattaaactaaatttaatttgatgtgatgttcaaaataagaagaagagtgcgaaaaaaatggatagacatatgcaaaagtttttaagaaagaaagagatatgaatttggactttgtgaaattttcctgatctaaaaggtgtgctggagccattataaaacaaatttgttcatttctaaaattttgaagtaTTAATATCgccatgtaggggaaagtactctcccttcgaacgtttatgccttcgaataatgtgaaattctttCACTTTTATTAACAGACATAC encodes the following:
- the LOC129806995 gene encoding WD repeat-containing protein 55 homolog, which encodes MRDFYKPDEPEYVDIDDDEIDILGEIQAEIHFAEEIVNEMASEAEEAELDVTLDTDSDFEPSSCESEEEVEDDAEAEGVNEDEDNEEETEKSTRNSMEEDADEDYAIVQRIITELKMPRNHPKDIQTEEFVTDLSFHPISDHLAVALITGDVLLYKYSLEENTIVETYEVHTKACRDVEFSEDGDVLYSTSKDKSIMITDVKTGKLRRYYDGAHETAIYCVRPINENLIATGDDDGHLKVWDLRTQEKTPLFSLHEVDDYISSIHSNDSKKILLMTSGDGYLTSINLGARKMYVQSEQYEEELTCMGLYRNDSKLVVGTSKGRMYSFNWGEFGYHCDVFNGPKTAINAMLPVTQRMGVLGCEDGLLRAVNTVPGRNLGVVGQHSMAVETMDISNTGEFIASSSHDNDIRFWNIKYFEDFDDDMPTKDAKFNLPSSKYTNARDFFSGLVD
- the LOC129806996 gene encoding beta-1,4-galactosyltransferase 2 — encoded protein: MSWGGTMRRISDRNCICVCLLIVIIYCIWPGRYATHYVSLPMDQMEVELVAKTTKNITKRGLETCSYGDIIAGNKFMLTDEYLGKLHHPGSIRLGGEYFPPDCAPKYSVAVIVVYRDRERQLRQFLTYMHNFLREQRLHYRIFVVEQFDRKPFNRAKLFNIGSVAAMKLGFPCLILHDVDLLPMSLGQVYACTRQPRHMCASLDQFRYNLPYLGLFGGAVAIESKPFVEVNGMSNMFNGWGGEDDDFFRRLQAKDIQICRFDPAYSRYTMLKHAKERPNEDRLAFLRTGHLRYDTDGLNSLIYEQKAYILHDLFTHLLVNT